The Drosophila yakuba strain Tai18E2 chromosome X, Prin_Dyak_Tai18E2_2.1, whole genome shotgun sequence DNA segment GCTAAACACAAATAGCTAGAGCACTTTCCAATTCGTTAGTTGAAGTGAGTTGGGATCTCTaaagaaaatacataaaacaAAACTCAGTTTAAAAGGAGTTCCAATTTCATGTACAAATAATccttttatatgaaattagAGTGCATTAATGCTATGAAACGCACTGTACGTAGTCCACATGGTCACAGAATTGGGCAATTGAATGTGGATTCGTATTCGTGATTGTGTGCGGCAAAACAATTGATTCACTTGGCCAGCACTCGCTCACTATACGAGTCGAGTATATCCATTTATTGCCCGTCGTGTGAGAGCGTAAAATTTGATATTCGATTAATCATCGAGGAGAAGACACGAATGGCGGCGTAGTGGTAGTTCTAGCTGATATTCCCGGAAAACATATAGGGTCCGTTCTAATGTGAGTCATGCCATCCATCAAGTTCATTCATTCAACTTATCCGGCGcaatatgcaaaacaaaaaaataaacaagagaagTGAGGAGAAGTGCGCCGGCGACAATAGCCGCAACAATGAGTTCgtttaaactttaaacgcttataaacaaaaaccatcGAGGCTAAGGGATGTGGACTATTGGTGGAGTGGCGGAGTGGAGGAGTTCTCCCATTTGAAGTGGGGCGACCACTTAAGCGACAACGACAGCAATTCCCGGGATCCCCAGATGGTCCACTCTGTGCAATCCCATGCCAAACTATACGATCTGATCCGCTCCGATCTGATGgggtctggtctggtctggtccACTTTGGGCGCTGTCGAGAGTTGAAAAGTTCAGGGAACTGCAATGGAAGTGCAGCGAAACAATGGGTGGGCACCAGAAATTAGGATCATCAATGGAGCAAAGTAATGGAGTAAACAACTCTCAAATGCCAGATGCCGCACTCGTAAAAGTTACATTGCATCGGAGTAGTTGGAAGTGTGAACTATCTGCATCGAATTGCAATAGCTAACGTGGTATTCGTATTACACATTAAACTATTATCACCAAAAGGCATGTAagaattttatatattattttaaagcaaAAACTTGGCATTCAGCTAACTTAAAATAACTTATTAATGGGCATGTGGGCTACCGAAATGcacactttatttttattaaattgttataCTCCCTTAtcgtttgtttattttttatcacaCTTTCTAAACTCGCCGTCGAAAATGTGCTGATAATTGCACTTGGGCCGTTTGAATGCTGTTTATTCAAATCTCTGTTTCAATCCAACTGAATAAATAATCGACTGAAAAGCGCTGACTTTGAAAGCGGAAAGTGAAAGCGCATCTGTGAGTGGGGGAAAAATTAATGATCGAAGAGGCGAATATTGTTGGTCGCTCGTAAGGAAATGCAAACACGTGTCTTTAATTTTCGCACTCTCTGcagatttttatttgcctcGCTGGCACTTACATAATTATGTGGCCACTTGGAAATTGGGAATACTTGGGCACAATCTAAGCGTAAATtataaatctaaataaattatgagcTAATTGCACGTCTAATTGTCTAATTGGAGTAGTCCAGTCGCCTTCTGGCCAGAGCCAATCGGATGAGTCGCCGCTGCTCCAGTtcctgcagttgctgctgcacgaGCAGGCGATGCAGTAGCTCCACTTTGGCGTACTCCTGGGCCTTCCGTTGCACccgcttctgctgctcctccacaAAGGCGTCCATGGTTCTTGCGATGGCACAGGGTTCCTTGAGTTCCGTTTGCTCCTTCTTCATTTGTGTGGTGTGATTCCAGCACTTGGTCTGGATGAACTTCAGCAGTAGGTGGATCAGATGGCTCCAGAAAATCAATGAGGATTGATAGAATTCGGAGATAGAACTCGTGGACATGTCGATTGCTCAGTTAACTGGTGAGAAGTGTGAGGTTTCAAGCGGTAGTCGAC contains these protein-coding regions:
- the LOC6525608 gene encoding uncharacterized protein LOC6525608, with translation MSTSSISEFYQSSLIFWSHLIHLLLKFIQTKCWNHTTQMKKEQTELKEPCAIARTMDAFVEEQQKRVQRKAQEYAKVELLHRLLVQQQLQELEQRRLIRLALARRRLDYSN